The DNA segment ttcgaacagcgaactgtaactcaatcattggctcaaacaacgtcccactcgacctgtaaagaaacgacacggcgccgctgcggccgatcgcactccgacgctcaagtcagtgacggtatcaccaaatactaagaacgagaaccgtgcaaatcctctctcacaatcagctctatcactcgcaagcgtaaagtgtatgaactgaacgtgcgtacctcagaaagtctgttaagaactcttatatacctggtggctttctctctcctggcagttacagacttggacacgtggctcgtatccgactgtacacgtgccatcatctggaggctccctgacttggcgctgcttctactctcatttttggctaagttacttatgcatggtactgcccagtgcatagctaacttaggagtgcgatctctactggaactggcgagttagggccttcatacaccttccctgtggtctcgccggccaccttcataatctgcttctcctccatctttggcgatgtgcttgttctggcgatctccgactgcttggtcgcctgggtcttcatctggcgacttgatctttaacctggcgatcgcctattctgggaaactggaagtcggaacacgccagcttaacaactggcgactacgcgtgccccccccgacttccttcccttcttaccaacctggcgccttgtcaacacgcctacactgtagcaggatgccacgtcatcatacccgactaccagggcggtacactttttattttattaatttaaattaattttattagttaaattaatgtatttagataattttaatattatctatgattctttaatttatattatattatacatatatataaaaaaaaatattaatcctgattttcattattattattaaaaaaaattaacatattcTAAAAAGTAAATAGGTATTTAAATATAGGATGAACattaagtaaaagaaaaaatatataaagccATTACATTTAATCAAGAGAGATAAAGACATGTTAATTTATTtgtgattttaaaattaagaacaaaataatgttaattagaaaaaagGAAACATATCTCTATTAATAAGATTTTAATCCTTCTTGTGGAGACCTTCAaacgtttttttttaaaagacatATCTTATTTCTTTATCTGACAATAGTTGCATCTCTTTCTTCGTCAACGTAttcaatgcaccatttgaaaaaaattattacagcCTATAACCATCTCACTtctaatatgttttaaaatagCATTCTTAAATTTGCATCAAACctaatttgaataaattttaccttGTACTTAGGATAACCCCAAAATCATTTTGCGACATTTTTTCTGTTGTTGTTGTTCTCAAAACAACAAAATCTCCACAATCACAAATAGGTGCAACGAAGACACTCGTGCTCCCACCACCATGGATAAAAGTAAAACGATTTTGCACACCACAATGATGATGAGGTGTGATACACAGATATTGAAGGTCACTGAAGCAATGCTCTCGATTCTCCAATAAAGGTAATGAAGCCTAAATTTGATTTAtgcataatataaataaaatgttacaAAAGTTGCATTCAAAGCCATATCATTCTCTAAATGAATACCATGAAAACcagaatattaaataataatttatcaatgttcaacatgaaaaataacaataacaataagaATTTAtcaatgttcaacatgaaaaataaaaataaaaataaaaataacaataacaataaggATAACAATAAcgataacaataacaataacgaTGACAACAACATTAACGATGACCATAACAATAacgataacaataataataacgataacaataatgataacgaaaaacaataacaataacgaTAACAATAACGATAACAATAATGATAACAATAACCAACATGATAACAATAATGATAACGATAATAATAacgataacaataataaaaatgataacaaTAACGATAACAATCACAATAACGATAAAGATAAATCTAAcgataacaataaaaataacgATAACGATAACAATAACGATAAcgataataataatgataacgataacaataaaaataacaataatgataatgataacgataacaataacaataacgaTAATGATATggataacaataaaaataacgATAAAGATAACAATCACAATAACAATAACGATAGTAATAAcgataacaataaaaataacaataacgaTAATGATAAcgataacaataacaaaaacgATAAATATAACGATCTCAATAACAATAACGATAACGAtagtaataacaataacaataacaataacgaTGACAACAACAATAACGAtgacaataacaataacaataacgataacaatattaataatgataacaataacaaaaacaataacgataacaataatgataacgataacaataacaataacaataacgaTAATAATAAAGATAACGATAACGATAACAAGGACGATAACAATAACCTTAATGATAACAATAACGATAACGATAAAAATAACGATAACGATAACAATAATGAAAACGATAACAATAATGATAATTGATCCTGCCGCTTCATTAAGCTCAAGAAcgatgcctcgtcacgatctttcTTCACCATCTTTAACGCCACATGCGCTTCAAGTCCACGTTGCAGATggtctctctgagaacctgaaaacacaagatggTGCCTCTGCGGCctgtggcgctccgacgctcaagtcagtaacaggaacacccaaaaactgagagaaaactaagtgttgtagaaccgtactaaagtgctcTCAACCCAAAaaacaatgagccgtaatgaacgtacctctgcaaattctgttaagtttacctttatacctaggtttttctctctccaggcagttatGCTTTGGAGGCGTGGCTCgaatccaaccctgcacgtgtcatcatctgggctggggtaacaggtagtacccagccctacacgtgtcatcatctgcgctaggataacttgagcgtcatttttatgcagcatccaaccctacacgtgtcatcatcagGGCTGggataacttgagcgtcatttctatgtagtAACCAACCGCGCGGCCAAGCCTCCTATTCAaggagtaatctagcacgtaatacgctctggaacaccacccgacaaggcgagtattggatgcaacaaagtacaccgtctctgtgatatcgctcgtcGCAAGTGCCACCCTCCTCaatgctacgccatgcatgttctagctgaggaaacctcgccatcgacgaatgtccactctgggaatcctgttgTTGATGAGCAAGCTGTTTCCTCCAACTCACTCGACCTTCACGCTCCATGCTGATGTAACAATCAActttactgaacttacacgcttgaacttactcgcctgaacctccaacaacttcaactaagtttactgggaaactcggcgatgtgcttcttgtggcgatgtcagaccatctgatcttccattatctaacaTGGCGATGACACAAAAACctggcgacaaccgactatgtacactgcagaactccacttccacaaacggcgactatgctcacttctggaccattcatctttctcttgtccacgtgtccTGCTAAGCACGCCCCACGTAGTCACTTACTAAACACGTCGTCACACCCGATggcctgatcggtacacaagccccccagtcttgagttgtggcttgtccagcgaaaagactaaagagtTGAATTTCTGGCGACCTATGTGGCGTTGCGCGTTGGCGTTCATACTGTTTACTGatttgacatttcaccaaccCCTCCGATCAAACGACACGTGGACTTATCAACGTCTATTATtcgttgccgtttgcgcttcttgCAACGTTCGAAATTCTTAAAACCTTCGTgccacttcactgtttcattatcttcttcttcactctAAACTCCCGAAATACTCTAGCGAACGCTTCGTCTCCCTCAATCATCATCTTGCTCAACACActtctgatcatcaaaaggtaaccgTTCATCTCTTCCCACTGacatttgctgcattttaatcggtttgcattatccattaactgtctggagcatacgttgtgggttgtttttgttCTTTACTTCACTTTTTCCTGCGTCTAGGTTTTCTAGCCttttctctgcgagccccccCTTGTTCTTtctgtcttcttcttttctgttgagtcattttgtttataaactctcatctcttccctttttcatcttctttgcAGCTCTTCTGATGGCTCGTACCAAAATCActccaaaccctcctccatcttCTCAAAACCCTCCGACAAAAACTCGTAGGGCcaacccttcttcttctcgCAATCCACCAAGGGATCCCAGTGTCCCTTCGAGCCAGGCCGTGAGACCCGCGTCCTCTCGACCCAACCAACCGCACCTCAAACCAGCCCAGCTGTGAGACCCCTCCCTGACTACAAACAACTGTATCCATGGGCTACTTCAGCCTTGCTGGGTGAGACCCCCTCTATCAACACCGACGTCGACGTCCTTCGCCTCAAGAAAGGTGATCAAGCTCACCTTTCTTTCAGCAAGGAACATGATGACAAGGTGACTGTTCATCCTTGTCCTCCCGGGGAACCCATCTGCACTGACGACTAGGGGAGCAACGGCgagcccttctgcttcgtctatgccacgatgttcaagaaggtcaaactcctCTTCCCCTTTactcgtttcgagagggagctcttgaccgagcttgacatagcccccgcccagcttcatcccaaaaGCTGGGCATTCGTCAGGGCATAGCAGATTATCTACGCGCACTTGGGACACCCAACttcggtggacgtgttcctttatttgttcgaggccaagaacccaggcgatcgtctatgggtcagcctcaacggggttgctgggaggttcatcctctccatcttccagcaatcctacaaagactggaaaggcaaagatgggggagctcgacAAAGACCTATGCAACTTCAGGAAAGGAGTCGCCTCCTCCAACATAACATTGGccacctcctccatcatcacctATGAATTCCACGAAAGTCAACTGGACTTTCATATAGGTTTGTCTTCCTCTCATCTCCGAGTTCCCTTTCCTTGAACTCGCCTTACCCTGTCTTTTATATTTGATGTTGCTTGTGTTGTTCTGATTTTATCACGTAGTCTTAACTGGTTAGTCCATGCATTAACTCACACTGCTTGTATTGGACTGGTTTGTGATTATTGGCTTCTTTATGCAGATACAATGTTGGGGAAAGAAAAGATGGCCAAGCTGCGCTCCATTGCCAAATTTCATAACCTGGCGGTGGGCTCCCAAACCATCCCCAACTCCGTCACAGAGGCCGCTGCCGCCCAAGGCAAATCTCCCCCGGTCGGCCCATCCACTGTTGTCGCTTgatatgatcctgcctgttgaccaaaacgctggagctttgcctcgtcaaacttggatcgacgtatgcgccgtgtttgcctccgtccttcgccgcgatccacctcaagaacctgcaaaagaacagaacggcgccgctgcggccgatcgcactccaacacccaagtcagtgactgaaccaccaattactaagagtgaaactcaagaactctctcaaggaaccgtgaaccagttctctctcagtatactcaagaactcgcaagcgtaaagaagacaatctgaatgcgcgtacctcagaagttcgttgagaactcttatatacctgggcactttctctctcctggcagttacacattaggacacgtggctcgcatccagctgtacacgtgccatcatctggagcctccttgacttgggcgctacttctgactctcctttggctaagttacttatgcatgatactactcagtgcatagttgtcttggagcgtgatctcttctggattggcgagttagggtgccttcgtacacaccttccctgtggtctcgccggccgccttcatgatctgcaccacctgtttcaccgtgtatgctcaagcaagctgtcccccgacctcatcctctggccagctgggaaatgtctatctgccttcatcttcggcgatgtgcttgtttcggcgatctctaatcacttggtcgcctgggtttacatctggcgacttcatctttaacccggtgacagccggttctggtgtgcgggagatcggagcacgccaacttaataactggcgactacacgagccccccgacctcatcccttctgccagccaggcgtcccatcaacacgcctatacaatatcctgatgccacgtcattacttccgactaccagggcggtacatcgCTCTTCTTGCCCCTGAGCGAAAGAAGCTGCTACCCAAAAGGCTAAAAGGAAGGCCCCCAGGGTGGTGCCGGAGGAGGAGGAGGACGAAAGCACCGAGGACGGGCTAGTCCATAAGAAGAAAAGGGCGACTGCAGCTGAGCCACCAGCAGCTGAAGGCACCACCCCGGACTACGCCGAGAAtccccccagcgcctccacgcccTTCGAGTCCGCTGGGGATGTTCTCGCTTCAAACGTCTCAGTTGCTGAAGCTATACCCGAACAGCTTGTAGATACGCAAGCTTCTTCTCAACCTGCAGCGGAACTACccgcctcaccaccacgcctcgaGACTCCCCTCGCCATCCAACCttgcgagggtggtggtgagaatCAACCttcacctcctcctccaactcCAGCCCTTCCAGCTCCTCTCTAGGAAGCCTTGAAGTCCTTCACCGCGCGCCTAAACGCCATGGTTGTCGAGAGTCTTCCTCAAATCGTCGGTGAAGGACTGAAAGATTCCTTAAGCAAGTTCAAAGTCGATAACCGCATTCATCAGGAGGAGGCGAGCACCGCGAGAGCCGAAGCTGACAAAGTCAAATGTGACATGATGATGCAAGGGCTAGAGTTCTCGCAGGTGGAAAATACTCTCAACGACGAGCTTCGAAGTTTGCGCAAGGACAAAGCTGAATTGCGCCAGAAACTGCACAACAAACTTCAAGACGCCGTCGAGTTAGAGAGCAAGCTTGTTCCTGTGAGGACCAGAATTGCGGAGCTGGAGGAGGCCCGAAAAGCTGACGAGGCCAAGGTGGCTAAACTGGAGAAGAGGTCGACCAAAAGAGAAACCCTTCTGGGGAATGTCGAAGCGGATTGGGACAAGAAGTCAAAAGAACTGAACGACACTACTGCAGAGCTTGCCCAAGTGCGCGAGGAGAACTGTGGGCTCAAGAAGAAGATCGTCGAGCTTGAACTTGAGGCTGCCCAGGTTCGTGAAGAAAACAGTGGGTTCAAGACAAAGATCGACGAGCTTGAGCTTGAAGCTGCCCAGGTTCTTACCTCAGGCTTTGGGG comes from the Phaseolus vulgaris cultivar G19833 chromosome 8, P. vulgaris v2.0, whole genome shotgun sequence genome and includes:
- the LOC137824820 gene encoding uncharacterized protein, which translates into the protein MITKNNNNNDNNNDNNNDNNNQHDNNNDNDNNNDNNNKNDNNNDNNHNNDKDKSNDNNKNNDNDNNNDNDNNNDNDNNKNNNNDNDNDNNNNNDNDMDNNKNNDKDNNHNNNNDSNNDNNKNNNNDNDNDNNNKNDKYNDLNNNNDNDSNNNNNNNNDDNNNNDDNNNNNNDNNINNDNNNKNNNDNNNDNDNNNNNNNDNNKDNDNDNKDDNNNLNDNNNDNDKNNDNDNNNENDNNNDN